From Caretta caretta isolate rCarCar2 chromosome 9, rCarCar1.hap1, whole genome shotgun sequence, one genomic window encodes:
- the ALG3 gene encoding dol-P-Man:Man(5)GlcNAc(2)-PP-Dol alpha-1,3-mannosyltransferase has product MAPAPGSGLRRKGAAGPGSLRQSLRRAWQEKHRVLLAPQYTGLVAAWLCLAEVGVTHWVIRRVAYTEIDWKAYMDEVEGVVNGTFDYTQLKGDTGPLVYPAGFVYIFLGLYYITSRGTNIRLAQYLFAALYLVTLLLVFRIYSRTRKVPPYVFFFMCCASYRIHSIYILRLFNDPVAMAILFLAVNLFLEERWSWGCCFFSLAVSVKMNVLLFAPGLLFLLLWRFGPLGTIPKLSICALLQVVLGLPFLLENPVGYVTRSFDLGRQFLFKWTVNWRFLPEEVFQHRAFHLALLAAHLGALGLFALHRWHRSEGSLLSLLKDPAERKSPPQPLTANQVVFVLFTSNFIGICCSRSLHYQFYVWYFHTLPYLLWCTPAGKLSHLLRVLILGLIELSWNTYPSTLCSSAFLHVCHGMILLQLWYGTTAPLEPQKTTPSLKKTQ; this is encoded by the exons ATGGCTCCCGCTCCCGGCTCGGGGCTGCGGCGGAAAGGGGCGGCGGGGCCGGGCTCGCTGCGCCAGAGCCTGCGGCGAGCCTGGCAGGAGAAGCACCGGGTGCTCCTGGCGCCCCAGTACACGGGGCTGGTGGCCGCCTGGCTCTGCCTGGCGGAGGTGGGGGTTACGCACTGGGTCATTCGCAGGGTGGCAT ACACAGAGATCGACTGGAAAGCCTACATGGATGAGGTGGAGGGAGTCGTTAACGGGACCTTCGATTACACCCAGCTGAAGGGAGATACCGGGCCCCTGGT TTACCCCGCCGGGTTTGTTTACATCTTCCTGGGTCTCTACTACATCACCAGCCGCGGCACCAACATCCGTCTGGCGCAGTATCTCTTCGCCGCGCTCTATCTCGTGACGCTGCTGCTTGTCTTCCGCATCTACAGCCGGACCAGAAAG GTCCCCCCCTATGTTTTCTTCTTCATGTGCTGCGCCTCCTACCGCATCCACTCCATCTACATCCTGCGACTCTTTAACGACCCCGTCGCCATGGCCATCCTCTTCCTCGCAGTCAACCTCTTCCTGGAAGAGCGCTGGTCCTGGGGCTGCTGCTTCTTCAG cctGGCCGTGTCGGTGAAGATGAACGTCCTGCTCTTCGCTCCAGGGCTCCTCTTCCTGCTTCTCTGGCGCTTCGGCCCCCTGGGCACCATCCCCAAGCTCTCCATCTGCGCGCTGCTGCAG GTGGTCCTGGGGCTGCCCTTCCTGCTGGAGAACCCTGTTGGGTACGTGACCCGCTCTTTCGACCTGGGCCGCCAGTTCCTTTTCAAGTGGACGGTGAACTGGCGGTTCCTGCCAGAGGAGGTTTTCCAGCATCGGGCCTTCCACCTGGCACTTCTCGCAGCCCACCTGGGTGCCCTGGGACTCTTTGCACTGCATCGGTGGCACAG GTCTGAGGGGAGTCTCTTGTCACTGCTGAAGGATCCAGCAGAGAGGAAGAGTCCGCCCCAGCCCCTGACAGCCAACCA GGTCGTCTTCGTTCTCTTCACCTCCAACTTCATCGGCATTTGCTGCAGCCGGTCCCTGCACTATCAGTTCTACGTGTGGTATTTCCACACCCTGCCCTACCTGCTGTGGTGCACCCCTGCCGGGAAGCTCAGCCACCTGCTGAG GGTGCTAATCCTGGGCCTCATCGAGCTCTCCTGGAACACGTACCCCTCCACACTTTGCAGCTCAGCTTTCCTGCACGTGTGTCACGGGATGATCCTGCTGCAGCTCTGGTACGGCACCACTGCCCCCCTGGAGCCACAGAAAACGACCCCCTCCCTGAAAAAGACACAGTGA